A section of the Thermotoga caldifontis AZM44c09 genome encodes:
- a CDS encoding mannose-1-phosphate guanylyltransferase yields the protein MKCVILAGGSGERFWPLSTKETPKQFLKLFSNKTLLRETFERISFRLKPQDIYIVTNHSYAEATYREIPELPKENVLLEPAKKNTAPACTYATLMFAPEEIVFIVPSDHYIPETEKFWRCVEIAERFLQTHEGIITFGVVPSRVETAYGYIEAGEQIEPGIFKAKKFHEKPDRDTASIYIERGNYFWNSGMFMYRVSYFIEQMKKHAPQVIGPFLTEKDTKKIYEQTPSISIDYALMEKADRIFMVRADFVWSDVGSFRSLKELGVANSKRAVVMNGENLFVKTSKPTIVIGVSDVAVVESEHGILVCRMDQLDKLREALKMLETDAST from the coding sequence ATGAAATGTGTCATCCTGGCGGGGGGTAGTGGGGAGCGATTCTGGCCTCTGTCGACGAAAGAAACTCCGAAGCAGTTCTTGAAGCTCTTTTCGAACAAAACCCTTTTGAGGGAAACCTTCGAAAGGATATCCTTCAGGTTGAAACCACAGGACATCTACATCGTCACGAACCATTCTTACGCCGAAGCCACCTACAGAGAAATACCCGAACTTCCGAAAGAAAACGTACTGCTCGAACCGGCGAAGAAGAACACTGCTCCCGCATGCACGTACGCGACTCTGATGTTCGCTCCGGAAGAGATCGTGTTCATCGTTCCATCGGACCACTACATACCAGAGACTGAGAAATTCTGGCGGTGCGTGGAGATCGCCGAGCGGTTTTTACAAACGCACGAAGGTATCATCACCTTCGGAGTAGTTCCGAGTCGTGTCGAAACGGCCTACGGTTACATTGAGGCGGGTGAGCAGATCGAACCGGGCATCTTCAAAGCTAAAAAATTCCACGAGAAACCGGACCGTGACACCGCCTCCATCTACATAGAACGGGGCAACTACTTTTGGAACAGTGGTATGTTCATGTACAGGGTGAGCTACTTCATCGAGCAGATGAAGAAGCACGCACCGCAGGTGATAGGACCTTTCTTGACGGAGAAAGACACGAAAAAGATCTACGAACAAACACCATCCATAAGCATAGACTACGCCCTCATGGAAAAAGCCGACAGGATCTTCATGGTGAGAGCAGATTTTGTCTGGTCGGACGTTGGCAGTTTCAGATCGCTGAAAGAACTCGGTGTGGCCAATTCGAAGCGAGCGGTCGTGATGAACGGAGAAAATCTGTTCGTGAAAACGAGCAAACCAACGATCGTGATAGGCGTCAGCGATGTCGCTGTGGTCGAGAGTGAGCACGGAATACTGGTCTGCAGGATGGACCAGCTGGATAAATTGAGAGAAGCGCTGAAAATGCTTGAAACAGATGCATCAACGTAG
- the gmd gene encoding GDP-mannose 4,6-dehydratase — protein MKKALITGITGQDGSFLAELLLEKGYEVHGIIRRSSSFNTARIDHLYRDPHEKDVRLFLHYGDLTDSTNLIRLLQQIQPDEIYNLGAQSHVKVSFETPEYTANADALGVLRLLEAIRLLGMEKKVKFYQASTSELFGKAVEVPQKETTPFYPRSPYAVAKLYAYWITVNYREAYGIFACNGILFNHESERRGETFVTRKITRAATRILVGTQKKLYLGNLNAVRDWGYAKDYVEGMWLMLQQPEPDDYVLATGEGHTVREFCERAFREIGIELEWVGHGVDEKGIVKNVDRYKTQEHVEKLKEKHPDLRNFKLSVDHLKKGDIVVEVDPRYFRPTEVDLLIGDATKARTKLGWKPRVSFEELIKIMVEHDLGLAVKEKWRNERINE, from the coding sequence ATGAAGAAAGCCCTCATAACGGGGATCACGGGCCAGGATGGCAGTTTCCTTGCGGAACTGTTGCTCGAGAAAGGCTACGAAGTTCACGGCATAATCCGTAGAAGTTCCTCCTTCAACACGGCGCGCATAGATCATCTTTACCGCGATCCTCACGAAAAGGACGTTCGTTTGTTTCTCCACTACGGAGATCTCACAGATTCCACCAACCTGATCCGCCTGCTTCAGCAGATCCAGCCGGACGAGATCTACAACCTCGGTGCCCAGAGCCACGTGAAAGTTTCGTTCGAGACACCGGAATACACAGCCAACGCGGACGCGCTCGGTGTGCTCAGGCTGCTTGAAGCCATCAGGCTGCTCGGCATGGAAAAGAAGGTGAAGTTTTACCAAGCCAGCACGTCCGAACTGTTCGGGAAAGCCGTCGAAGTTCCACAGAAAGAAACGACACCGTTCTATCCGAGGAGCCCATACGCCGTCGCCAAGCTCTACGCCTACTGGATAACCGTCAATTACAGGGAGGCTTACGGTATCTTCGCCTGCAACGGTATACTCTTCAACCACGAATCGGAGAGAAGGGGTGAAACCTTCGTCACCAGAAAGATCACCCGCGCCGCAACCAGGATACTCGTCGGCACGCAGAAGAAACTTTACCTCGGAAACCTCAACGCGGTGAGGGACTGGGGCTACGCGAAAGATTACGTCGAGGGCATGTGGCTCATGCTGCAGCAACCTGAGCCCGACGATTACGTCCTCGCCACCGGTGAAGGCCACACCGTGAGGGAATTCTGTGAAAGGGCGTTCAGAGAGATCGGCATCGAACTGGAATGGGTGGGCCACGGTGTCGATGAAAAGGGCATCGTGAAAAATGTAGACAGGTATAAAACGCAGGAGCACGTTGAAAAACTGAAAGAAAAGCATCCCGATCTCAGGAACTTCAAACTCAGCGTGGACCATTTGAAAAAGGGTGACATCGTCGTGGAAGTCGATCCGCGCTACTTCAGGCCGACGGAAGTGGACCTTCTCATCGGCGATGCGACGAAGGCGAGAACAAAACTCGGCTGGAAACCGCGCGTGAGCTTCGAAGAGTTGATAAAGATCATGGTCGAACACGATCTGGGTCTGGCGGTCAAGGAGAAGTGGAGAAACGAGCGCATCAACGAGTGA
- a CDS encoding glycosyltransferase family 4 protein, giving the protein MHVHIGPYSEKWAYHENLLPKYHKRLGHEVTCITSTLALSETGRIIVEPEKTFVNSEGVKVIRLPLSKFLPAKVAYRLGLIDGLGDVLRAERPDLIYVHGAGRLSNLELVRYLRECVKSHGKPILLVDNHADEFNSARNWLSRLIHKTLWRFVVKQLDTYATEFYAVNEACKNFLTKYYRVPSDRIEVLPMGGDPDWFSPQKRASVRRALEIDDEDFVMITGGKIDANKKTIELMQIVSKLPFDRVRLIVFGSIHESVRNKFNELLERNKERIRFIGWLSPRDMYDHFVAADLGVFPGTQSVVWNHAIFCGLPLVLRRWPGMVDFTLGGKYLSCLLIDDVFELESVLRRIITDSELYAKMKEDARKVRDFFSYEYIAMKTIEKVHPKSQF; this is encoded by the coding sequence GTGCACGTTCACATAGGCCCTTACTCGGAAAAATGGGCTTATCATGAAAACCTACTCCCTAAGTATCACAAAAGGCTTGGTCACGAAGTGACATGCATAACCTCCACTCTGGCTTTGTCAGAGACCGGAAGGATCATCGTCGAGCCTGAAAAAACGTTTGTGAATAGCGAAGGAGTAAAGGTGATCAGATTACCCCTTTCAAAGTTTTTACCCGCGAAAGTCGCATACAGGCTTGGATTAATTGATGGATTAGGAGACGTGCTCCGGGCGGAAAGACCTGACCTGATCTATGTGCATGGCGCAGGGCGACTTTCTAACCTCGAGCTTGTTCGATACTTGCGTGAATGTGTGAAATCTCACGGAAAACCTATCCTGCTCGTTGACAATCACGCCGACGAGTTCAACTCAGCTCGTAATTGGTTAAGCAGGTTGATCCACAAAACACTGTGGAGATTTGTGGTTAAACAGTTAGACACGTACGCCACCGAGTTCTACGCGGTAAACGAAGCGTGCAAGAACTTTCTCACTAAGTACTATCGCGTGCCATCCGATCGCATCGAAGTACTCCCAATGGGGGGTGATCCGGACTGGTTTTCTCCTCAGAAAAGAGCATCAGTACGCAGAGCCCTCGAGATAGATGACGAAGATTTCGTTATGATAACCGGGGGCAAAATCGATGCCAACAAAAAGACCATCGAACTCATGCAGATAGTATCTAAATTACCGTTCGATAGGGTAAGGTTGATTGTCTTTGGTTCAATTCACGAGTCTGTGAGGAACAAGTTCAATGAACTGCTCGAGCGTAACAAAGAGAGAATCAGATTCATTGGCTGGCTTTCTCCCAGAGATATGTATGACCACTTCGTCGCAGCCGATCTTGGAGTCTTTCCAGGCACCCAGTCCGTGGTCTGGAATCATGCGATATTTTGTGGTTTACCGCTCGTGCTAAGACGATGGCCCGGCATGGTCGATTTCACACTCGGTGGGAAGTACTTATCCTGCTTGCTGATTGATGACGTTTTCGAACTCGAATCGGTTCTCCGGAGAATAATCACAGATTCCGAACTGTACGCAAAGATGAAAGAAGACGCAAGGAAAGTGCGAGACTTCTTCTCGTACGAGTACATTGCAATGAAGACAATAGAAAAAGTACATCCTAAGAGTCAATTCTAA
- the wecB gene encoding non-hydrolyzing UDP-N-acetylglucosamine 2-epimerase, with amino-acid sequence MESDIAMSLGVPSLVRARPQITKEAVLNKEFQKAGINEILVHSDQHYDYNMSDVFFKVLNIRQPDYNLNVGSGTHAEMTGKIMIEFEKVVLKEKPDFILVYGDTNTTLAGALVGAKLKIPVAHVEAGLRQKPKDMPEEINRIVTDHVSSLLFCPSELAVENLKKEGIIEGVHFVGDVMYELFLKMKPYFTYELIEQLGLKENNYIVCTIHRDFNTDAKENLEAIFKELSEIAREIQIVFPIHPRTRKKIAEFGLDDYAKNLTLIDPVDYLSMMGLVEKSLCVITDSGGLQKEAYWCEKRAIVVMPDTGWRELIQCGWNMLADPGKIRETLNELLKSDNIDYPRNVYGESDSSQRIVRILQTCGAGWNAGLVNPGGRIRL; translated from the coding sequence ATGGAATCCGACATTGCGATGAGTTTAGGGGTGCCTTCCCTCGTCCGGGCACGACCGCAGATCACAAAGGAAGCGGTACTGAATAAAGAATTTCAAAAAGCCGGGATAAATGAAATCCTGGTCCATTCAGACCAGCACTACGATTACAACATGTCCGACGTGTTCTTCAAGGTGTTGAACATAAGACAACCGGATTACAACTTGAACGTGGGCTCTGGCACCCACGCAGAAATGACAGGGAAAATCATGATAGAGTTTGAGAAAGTCGTGCTCAAAGAAAAACCGGACTTTATATTAGTCTACGGTGATACGAACACTACCTTAGCTGGAGCGCTGGTGGGAGCGAAGTTGAAGATACCTGTCGCACACGTCGAGGCTGGCTTGAGACAGAAACCGAAAGACATGCCTGAAGAGATAAACAGGATAGTCACGGACCATGTTTCGAGCTTGCTCTTCTGTCCGAGTGAGCTTGCCGTAGAGAATTTGAAGAAAGAAGGCATCATTGAGGGAGTGCACTTCGTTGGTGATGTCATGTACGAACTGTTTTTGAAGATGAAGCCTTATTTCACATACGAGCTGATAGAACAGCTGGGCTTAAAAGAGAACAACTACATCGTGTGCACGATTCACCGGGACTTCAACACCGATGCGAAAGAGAACCTTGAGGCCATTTTCAAAGAGCTTTCAGAAATTGCCAGAGAAATTCAGATCGTTTTTCCAATCCATCCCAGGACAAGAAAGAAGATAGCCGAGTTTGGACTCGATGATTATGCAAAGAATTTGACTTTGATCGATCCTGTGGATTATTTGAGCATGATGGGATTGGTTGAGAAAAGCCTTTGCGTGATCACGGACTCAGGCGGGCTGCAGAAAGAAGCGTACTGGTGTGAAAAAAGAGCCATAGTTGTGATGCCGGACACAGGCTGGAGAGAACTGATCCAGTGCGGCTGGAACATGCTCGCTGATCCAGGAAAGATACGCGAAACATTGAATGAATTGTTGAAAAGTGATAACATCGACTATCCCAGAAATGTTTACGGCGAAAGTGATTCGAGTCAGAGGATCGTTAGAATACTGCAGACCTGTGGAGCAGGTTGGAACGCGGGTCTGGTGAACCCTGGAGGTAGAATCAGATTGTGA
- a CDS encoding glycosyltransferase family 4 protein has product MRVGINLLWLKPKAIGGVEVFVKNLLRGIDELSPDMEFVVFVNRTALDYVKSWRISDRYRLVVKDVDPFNVFRTLIYQRLHMKKLCEEYRIDLLYHPTPIYPIGKIRKAKQMVTIHDLQFLHYPQYATKLQRLKYLYSWKKCLQHADKVIAISNFTKQDILNNFHVKEDKITVIHNPVVLPETPADFSEISKRLGVGKKEYFYTISSLLPHKNTEVLIRLMKLIEQEKPLALPKKLIISGIGKMRGTRLERMINEFGLSDRIIFTGFVSDEEKRALLENCYCFLFPSLFEGFGMPPVEALMLNVPVVTTKAGAIEETTMGLAIYVDNPTDEREWLEKIVHQVPKFSVVDADRLKDEYDFRNICQRYINVFYELGG; this is encoded by the coding sequence ATGCGCGTAGGTATCAACTTACTCTGGTTGAAACCGAAAGCCATAGGTGGGGTTGAGGTATTCGTCAAGAACCTGCTGAGAGGCATCGATGAATTGTCTCCAGACATGGAATTCGTTGTGTTTGTCAACCGCACGGCGCTCGACTACGTGAAGTCCTGGAGGATAAGCGATCGGTATCGACTGGTCGTGAAAGATGTGGATCCTTTCAACGTCTTCAGAACGTTGATCTACCAGCGTCTGCACATGAAGAAATTGTGCGAGGAATACAGGATCGATCTACTGTACCATCCTACCCCGATTTACCCGATTGGAAAGATCAGGAAAGCCAAGCAAATGGTCACCATTCATGATCTACAGTTTCTCCATTATCCACAGTACGCGACGAAACTTCAAAGACTCAAATATCTCTACTCGTGGAAGAAATGCCTTCAACATGCGGACAAAGTGATCGCCATTTCGAACTTCACCAAACAAGATATACTGAACAACTTCCACGTGAAAGAAGACAAAATCACTGTCATCCACAATCCCGTGGTTCTACCGGAAACGCCGGCTGACTTTTCAGAAATCAGCAAACGCCTCGGTGTTGGGAAGAAGGAATATTTTTACACCATAAGCTCCCTGCTGCCACACAAGAACACAGAAGTCCTCATAAGGTTGATGAAATTGATAGAACAGGAAAAACCACTGGCACTTCCCAAAAAATTGATCATCTCTGGTATCGGAAAGATGCGAGGAACGAGGCTTGAACGAATGATCAACGAATTCGGTCTATCGGACCGGATAATATTCACCGGTTTCGTCAGTGACGAAGAAAAACGAGCCCTCCTGGAAAATTGTTACTGCTTTCTTTTTCCAAGTCTTTTCGAAGGTTTCGGAATGCCGCCAGTTGAAGCGCTGATGCTGAACGTACCGGTCGTAACAACGAAGGCAGGAGCCATTGAAGAAACCACCATGGGTCTTGCAATATATGTGGACAACCCTACTGACGAACGAGAATGGCTCGAAAAGATCGTGCACCAAGTACCGAAGTTCAGTGTCGTTGATGCAGACCGCTTGAAGGATGAGTACGACTTCAGAAATATATGCCAGCGGTATATAAATGTGTTCTACGAACTTGGCGGTTGA
- a CDS encoding lipopolysaccharide biosynthesis protein produces MTLNERDLLKKYISFSLGTWLRTLISFFTTPITTWLINPEEFGKATMFSTVYSILLLVALLGTTNSFLRFFPQKSEQEKQTLLWSCLIPPVLLSILASLVVFIFRSSINTFLVGTSDSKAHVILIATLMTGIFQTFNLNLVRSKGRAILFSTIEVVQSLSQVGFILLYALLVGRNFYALLYAQLFSNLVALMVGMAFERSYWFPVKVNRKLVLEIIKYGYPFVFSGLVWWLLHWIDRLVLRLYTNFSEIGLYSAAFKIISAMNLFTTGFSTLWYPFAYEQYEKNPENQTIFKRALDYVAFLVFSAGFLLLSFKDVIFLLLARSYRPASAIAPFLILNPVMITMAIVVARGIDFSKKTYWFIVSDGTAAVLNLAGNFLLIPIFGARGAAVSTGLCFIVVFAIEAGVSKRLYPVPYDLKKVYYLVAVFVFSAILHTFSQNLFLPVLSSALGLLATIFLYRSEFSKVLSIAADFLKTILHRK; encoded by the coding sequence ATGACTCTCAACGAACGTGATCTTTTGAAGAAATACATCTCCTTCTCTCTTGGCACCTGGCTCAGAACGCTCATTTCTTTCTTCACCACACCCATCACAACCTGGTTGATCAACCCCGAAGAGTTCGGTAAAGCCACCATGTTCTCCACAGTGTATTCGATCCTTCTTCTTGTAGCTCTCCTCGGTACTACAAATTCTTTCCTCAGATTCTTCCCGCAGAAATCAGAACAGGAAAAACAAACTCTCCTGTGGAGTTGTCTGATCCCACCAGTCCTTTTGAGCATCTTGGCGAGCCTTGTTGTTTTCATCTTTAGATCTTCCATAAACACATTTCTCGTGGGAACATCTGATTCAAAAGCTCACGTCATTTTGATCGCTACGCTCATGACTGGAATTTTCCAAACCTTCAATTTGAACCTCGTGAGGTCCAAGGGAAGAGCCATTCTTTTCTCAACGATCGAAGTGGTTCAGTCTCTCAGTCAAGTGGGCTTCATCCTGCTCTACGCCCTGCTTGTGGGCCGCAACTTCTACGCTCTGCTGTATGCTCAGCTTTTTTCCAATCTCGTAGCACTCATGGTCGGTATGGCCTTCGAAAGATCGTACTGGTTTCCAGTAAAGGTAAACAGAAAGCTTGTCCTCGAGATTATAAAGTACGGATATCCCTTCGTTTTTTCTGGCCTTGTCTGGTGGCTTCTCCACTGGATAGACAGACTCGTGCTCCGTTTGTACACAAACTTTTCTGAGATAGGTCTTTACTCTGCCGCGTTCAAAATAATCTCAGCCATGAACCTTTTCACAACTGGTTTCTCCACCCTTTGGTATCCTTTCGCATACGAGCAGTACGAGAAGAACCCTGAAAACCAGACGATCTTCAAAAGAGCGCTCGATTATGTGGCTTTCCTGGTGTTCTCTGCCGGGTTTCTTCTTCTTTCCTTCAAGGACGTTATCTTCCTTCTGCTCGCAAGATCTTACCGTCCAGCTTCGGCAATTGCTCCGTTTCTGATCCTGAACCCTGTGATGATAACCATGGCCATCGTCGTTGCAAGAGGAATAGATTTTTCCAAAAAAACGTACTGGTTCATCGTGAGCGATGGAACAGCCGCCGTGCTCAACCTCGCTGGAAACTTCTTGCTGATTCCCATCTTCGGTGCAAGAGGAGCCGCCGTCTCCACAGGGTTGTGTTTCATAGTCGTGTTCGCCATCGAGGCGGGTGTGTCCAAAAGGTTGTATCCTGTTCCCTACGATTTGAAAAAGGTCTACTACCTCGTGGCTGTTTTTGTTTTCTCGGCGATCTTGCACACATTCTCTCAAAATCTGTTTCTGCCAGTTCTTTCGTCTGCATTGGGGCTTCTTGCCACGATCTTTCTGTACAGATCGGAGTTTTCAAAAGTTTTGTCCATAGCTGCCGATTTTCTCAAAACCATTCTCCACCGTAAATAG
- a CDS encoding GDP-L-fucose synthase family protein, protein MKRDSKIYVAGHRGMVGSAIVRKLKEKGYTNIIVKTHQELDLTDQKAVREFFEQERPEYVFLAAAKVGGILANMTYKADFIYQNIMIAANVIEASYRYGVKKLLNLGSSCIYPRHAPQPMKEEYLLTGPLEPTNEPYAIAKIAAIKLCRYFNEQYGTNFISVMPTNLYGPNDNYNLETAHVLPAIMRKFHLAKLLMRQDWDGLIKEMKRYPLGFGLDGRIDFSSKDSVLQALEMVGVKKNSVVVWGTGNVYREFLHVDDLADACVYLMENVDAEDMRKICPDYFVNVGTGEDIMLNHLYELVKNIVGYEGEIEHDTSKPDGVVRKLLDVGRLRSLGWRHRITLSDGVRKVYTETFS, encoded by the coding sequence GTGAAGAGGGATTCGAAGATATACGTCGCGGGCCATAGGGGAATGGTCGGCAGTGCGATCGTGAGAAAGCTGAAGGAAAAAGGATACACGAACATAATCGTGAAGACCCACCAGGAGCTCGATCTGACGGACCAGAAAGCGGTGCGCGAGTTCTTCGAACAGGAGAGGCCCGAGTACGTCTTCCTCGCGGCTGCGAAAGTCGGCGGCATCCTCGCGAACATGACCTACAAGGCCGATTTCATATACCAGAACATCATGATCGCAGCCAACGTGATCGAGGCTTCGTACAGATACGGAGTCAAGAAACTCCTCAACCTCGGCTCGTCCTGCATCTATCCCAGGCACGCGCCACAGCCCATGAAAGAAGAATACCTGCTCACAGGACCGCTCGAACCGACGAACGAACCCTACGCGATAGCGAAGATCGCAGCGATAAAGTTGTGCCGGTACTTCAACGAGCAATATGGGACGAATTTCATATCCGTGATGCCCACGAACCTCTACGGTCCCAACGACAACTACAATTTGGAAACGGCCCACGTGCTACCGGCGATCATGAGAAAGTTCCACCTCGCGAAACTGCTCATGAGGCAGGACTGGGATGGATTGATCAAGGAGATGAAGAGATACCCGCTCGGTTTCGGGCTGGACGGCAGGATAGACTTCAGCAGTAAAGACAGCGTCCTTCAGGCGCTCGAAATGGTGGGCGTGAAAAAGAACAGCGTGGTCGTTTGGGGAACCGGAAACGTCTACAGAGAATTTCTTCACGTCGACGATCTCGCCGACGCGTGCGTGTATCTGATGGAAAACGTCGATGCGGAAGACATGAGAAAGATCTGTCCAGACTATTTCGTGAACGTCGGAACCGGTGAAGACATCATGCTCAACCATCTGTACGAGCTGGTGAAAAACATCGTGGGATACGAAGGTGAGATAGAGCACGACACGAGCAAACCAGACGGAGTGGTGAGGAAGCTTCTGGACGTTGGCAGATTGAGAAGCTTGGGATGGAGACACAGAATCACGTTGAGTGACGGTGTGAGAAAGGTTTACACGGAAACTTTCAGTTGA
- a CDS encoding glycosyltransferase family 2 protein, giving the protein METLISIVTPTYNVKEELLDTLLCVSEIKRLDPSIEYLIIDGNSQDGTLELITEYHRKGVVDRFISERDSGVYNALNKGIKMSAGKYILIVGAGDTLVPSKFKKVMEIVREEAPDVVYGDQLMIDPETKKVRRCFIPGPFSIEKLNFGWHPPHASTLVRADLLKSIGGFDERYRIASDIKMHWQVFSKANTVVYVPEVLSIFRLGGMSNASLKNIVKANVESYRIAKELKFKFPAFVVLGKMLWKTKMKFLTPFVKIDEEVRQFLERGVMRA; this is encoded by the coding sequence TTGGAAACGTTGATCAGCATCGTTACACCAACCTACAACGTAAAAGAAGAACTGCTCGACACACTTTTATGCGTGTCTGAGATAAAAAGGCTCGATCCATCGATCGAGTATCTGATCATCGATGGAAACTCACAGGACGGCACGCTGGAACTCATCACCGAGTACCATCGAAAAGGCGTGGTCGACAGATTCATCTCCGAGAGAGACAGCGGTGTGTACAACGCGCTGAACAAAGGCATAAAGATGAGCGCTGGAAAATACATCCTGATCGTCGGGGCTGGCGACACGCTCGTTCCAAGCAAGTTCAAGAAAGTCATGGAGATAGTCCGTGAAGAAGCACCTGACGTCGTCTACGGCGATCAGCTCATGATAGATCCAGAAACGAAAAAGGTTCGCAGATGTTTCATCCCTGGACCTTTCTCGATAGAAAAACTGAACTTCGGCTGGCATCCACCGCACGCGAGTACGCTTGTGAGAGCAGACCTTTTGAAATCCATAGGCGGTTTCGACGAAAGGTACCGAATAGCGTCCGACATAAAGATGCACTGGCAGGTGTTTTCGAAGGCAAACACTGTGGTGTACGTACCCGAAGTTTTATCGATATTCCGTCTCGGCGGCATGAGCAACGCGAGCCTCAAAAACATCGTGAAGGCGAACGTTGAAAGCTACAGGATAGCGAAGGAACTCAAATTCAAATTCCCGGCGTTCGTCGTGCTCGGCAAGATGCTGTGGAAAACGAAGATGAAATTCCTCACACCGTTCGTGAAGATCGATGAGGAAGTCAGACAGTTTCTCGAGAGGGGCGTCATGAGAGCATGA